In Phaseolus vulgaris cultivar G19833 chromosome 10, P. vulgaris v2.0, whole genome shotgun sequence, a single genomic region encodes these proteins:
- the LOC137818074 gene encoding RING-H2 finger protein ATL2-like, translating into MEMDLYPGFLVIGTLVISFTFFTLIMLGWCLDINPIRSLPTTVLSFDDKFSPCMSLESHSITFHYKAAEGTNQTECVICLTSFEEEESVRKLHTCKHIFHTLCIDKWLGSHSGCPLCRTQIDKVNSQNSRVALEENDHMIMVIVNS; encoded by the coding sequence ATGGAAATGGATCTCTACCCTGGCTTTCTGGTAATTGGAACACTGGTAATTTCTTTCACATTCTTCACTTTGATCATGCTTGGATGGTGCTTGGATATCAATCCCATACGATCCCTTCCTACAACAGTCTTATCTTTTGATGACAAGTTCTCTCCTTGCATGAGTTTGGAGTCTCATTCGATTACCTTCCACTACAAGGCTGCAGAAGGCACAAACCAGACTGAATGTGTTATCTGCTTGACAAGTTTTGAAGAAGAGGAAAGTGTACGGAAGCTTCACACTTGCAAGCACATCTTCCACACCTTATGCATTGACAAGTGGCTTGGCTCTCATTCAGGTTGTCCACTGTGCCGCACTCAGATTGATAAAGTGAATTCCCAAAACAGTAGAGTAGCTTTGGAAGAAAATGATCACATGATCATGGTCATTGTGAACTCCTGA
- the LOC137819522 gene encoding vacuolar protein sorting-associated protein 2 homolog 1-like: MSFLFGNRKTPAELLRENKRMLDKSIREIERERQGLQNQEKKLIVEIKKNAKQGQMGAVKMMAKDLIRTRHQIDKFYKLKSQLQGVSLRIQTLKSTQVMGEAMKGVTKAMGQMNRQMNLPSLQKIMQEFERQNEKMELVSEVMEDAIDDALEGDEEEEETENLVNQVLDEIGIDINSELLNAPASTSVTTAPAANNRVAQAESTGHEDSGIDDDLQARLNNLRKM; encoded by the exons ATGAGTTTTCTGTTCGGCAATAGAAAGACTCCCGCTG AGCTTTTGAGGGAGAACAAAAGAATGCTGGACAAGTCCATTAgagaaattgaaagggaaaGGCAAGGCTTGCAGAATCAAGAAAAGAAGTTGATTGTGGAGATTAAGAAGAATGCCAAACAAGGGCAGATg GGGGCAGTGAAAATGATGGCCAAGGATCTCATCAGGACTCGCCATCAGATTGACAAGTTTTACAAGCTCAAATCGCAACTTCAGGGTGTTTCCTTGAGAATTCAG ACACTAAAATCCACTCAAGTAATGGGGGAGGCTATGAAAGGAGTTACTAAAGCAATGGGTCAAATGAATAGGCAGATGAATTTGCCTTCGTTACAGAAGATAATGCAAGAGTTTGAAAGGCAGAATGAGAAGATGGAACTGGTTTCTGAGGTAATGGAAGATGCAATTGACGATGCTTTGGAAGGTGATGAAGAGGAGGAAGAGACAGAAAATCTTGTCAATCAAGTTCTCGATGAGATCGGAATCGATATCAACTCTGAG CTTCTGAATGCACCTGCATCAACCTCTGTCACTACTGCACCAGCAGCAAATAACAGGGTTGCTCAAGCTGAATCAACCGGCCATGAAGACAGTGGAATAGATGACGATCTACAGGCTAGGTTAAATAATCTGAGAAAGATGTGA
- the LOC137819087 gene encoding protein BIG GRAIN 1-like B: MDKWDNKPSRKQHHRENPSFSSTLLDVIYRSIDEDQTEEKEDEQLIFYRETMRKQKQSNCFREDKTEAEKHNSRRARKVESWMEKRTCEKVLMGRNSLTEFERRTRSNSISNTLSMYSSSTSSSESSSVGGFSSSESESFYGVQRPKPIKVSVSDKTKTKTNFDAALHDHNFRSHSSQAQKPKHENGFGKTKSKALKILYGELKKAKQPISPGARLASFLNSLFTSSGNAKKAKVSTTTTTTTSTCRPVLFPVATNRSDDTKSAAQQPGSTCSSASSFSRSCLSKTPSSRSGAKRSVRFCPVSVIVDEDCRPCGHKNVYEGEEGLVGSNGKNRSEELRLHVMQESRRVEELARDLLKNYQKKSEVEFDAVMHYEDEEEEEDDDDVASCSSSDLFELDNLSAIGIERYREELPVYETTHFNTNRAIANGFIL, encoded by the coding sequence ATGGACAAGTGGGACAATAAACCATCAAGAAAACAGCACCACAGAGAAAACCCTTCTTTCTCTTCCACTCTACTTGACGTTATCTACCGTTCGATCGACGAAGATCAAACGGAGGAGAAGGAAGACGAGCAGCTTATCTTCTACAGGGAAACCATGAGGAAGCAGAAGCAGAGCAATTGTTTCAGAGAGGACAAAACTGAAGCTGAGAAGCACAACTCTCGCAGGGCCAGGAAGGTGGAGAGTTGGATGGAGAAGAGAACCTGCGAGAAAGTTCTAATGGGGAGAAACTCTTTGACGGAATTTGAAAGAAGAACGCGAAGCAATTCGATTTCAAACACTCTCTCCATGTATTCAAGCTCAACCTCTTCCTCTGAGTCAAGCTCTGTTGGGGGGTTCTCTTCTTCAGAGTCAGAGTCCTTCTATGGAGTGCAAAGGCCAAAGCCAATTAAAGTCAGTGTTTCTGataaaaccaaaaccaaaaccaacTTTGATGCCGCACTTCACGATCACAACTTCAGGAGCCACTCTTCTCAAGCCCAAAAGCCAAAGCATGAGAATGGTTTTGGCAAAACCAAGTCCAAAGCCTTGAAAATCCTTTATGGTGAGTTGAAGAAAGCAAAGCAACCAATTTCACCAGGTGCAAGACTCGCTAGCTTTCTCAACTCTCTCTTCACTTCAAGTGGAAATGCCAAAAAAGCTAAGGTTTCAACAACAACCACAACAACGACATCTACTTGTCGTCCTGTTCTGTTTCCGGTTGCAACAAATCGTTCTGACGATACTAAATCAGCGGCACAACAGCCCGGTTCCACATGTTcatcagcatcttctttttcaagGTCTTGTTTGAGCAAAACCCCTTCTTCAAGATCAGGCGCCAAAAGGTCTGTGAGGTTTTGCCCTGTGAGTGTGATAGTAGATGAAGATTGTAGGCCTTGTGGGCACAAGAATGTTTATGAGGGTGAAGAAGGTTTGGTGGGTTCCAATGGAAAGAACAGGAGTGAGGAACTGAGGCTGCATGTCATGCAGGAGAGTCGCAGGGTGGAGGAGTTAGCAAGAGACTTACTGAAGAATTATCAGAAAAAGAGTGAAGTGGAGTTTGATGCTGTTATGCATTacgaagatgaagaagaagaagaagatgatgatgatgtagCAAGTTGTTCAAGCTCTGATCTCTTTGAGTTGGATAATCTATCAGCAATTGGTATTGAGAGGTACAGGGAAGAGTTACCTGTGTATGAAACTACCCATTTCAATACCAATAGAGCCATTGCCAATGGCTTCATTCTGTAA